A stretch of DNA from Juglans microcarpa x Juglans regia isolate MS1-56 chromosome 5D, Jm3101_v1.0, whole genome shotgun sequence:
ATACTGACTTTAGCTGAATATCTAGAAATTGCAACGAACGATTCAGAAATTGAAGTTCTTGTCAGTGAGCAGGTTGGTGAAGAGTCAGTACTCATggatttgtttttgtatatgtCATGGCAACTGGCAAGGACCAGTAGAGATCGAAGGGTTGGACAAGCCATTTTGATactagaaaatttgaaaaacattaATATAGATGAAGTTGATGATCTGTAAATTATACCTAAACAAAGAAAGTTGAACCCTGCATCCTGAGAAATTGTTGTTAATATGCTTAAATTATACGGAAGTGTAAGGACAAGACAAGTGCACGCCAGTCTTGACTATTTAGCTCAAACAAAAGGATCGGAATGAAAGCCCGTGAAAAAGATAGCTGATTGTGGCTGAGATTTTGAAAGCTGGGCCAACACcatccagagagagagagagagagcctaaTCCATCCAAATATATGTTGACTCTCGAgaataaaacaagagaataattaaTATCATGGCTGCCACCTTGCCCTTcctaattgataatatatacataaagagaaatttaaccAACCATAGCACGATATGATGGATTCATAGTAATGTATCAGAACAATTATAGCACATATCTAACATAAGTGGGAAACATGGTGCACAGTGTTGAATGATAGCAAAGATTGTCGAACTATGCTCTTTATATGTCTGCTTAATTATCAAAACAATCTGTCACGGtgccccccccacccccccaaaaaaagaaaaagaaaaaagacaatcCTAATACCACATGCTAAGGGCCAGCTTCAGGATGATAACCAAGATGAAGTTTAGACATATTGCTGACAAGTACATGGCACCGGGATCTTGTCGTTCATGGAAGGTGAGAAAAATTAGTCCCCACTTGCACAGCCCTTACAACCGCAATGGACACACTCGATAACCTTCTCCTCTCTCAGATGCTTTGGCACTCGGCACACGCACGTGGTAGCAAAATTGTGATCCCGTGGTTGAATGCATCTTAAGCAGCAGAGACGTTCATAACCCGGCTGCAATTAACAGAAGGCCGAAGTTAACAAACATCGATCAGAATTAGTTCCATAAGTAAAGCTACAGGTAAAAAATATCTGATTTAATGGCTAACATTTCCTTGATTTTCCATAGGAGATCTATACTAATATAAATCACGATAAATTTGAATGAACCATATTTCCTTAATATGCCCCAAATTCCGAACATCGGGACTTATGTGATCTTAACCGTCCTGCGTGTTCTTTTTCCTACTCAAGTTGATGCTTATACTCTTTTTAACGAGGAGAATTAAGTCCTTATGAACTACTTGAGCACATAAGAATAAGTCCCAAGTTTTGGATTTGCCACTATGTCTGTCACATATACCTGTACAAGAAGCCAAACATAAATCAACAGTGCTAAAGCATAATAAAAGAGAATTTTTGGGACAAACCTTTTTCCATTTTGCAATTATATTGCGGTCAGCATAGCCTTGATCCAGACAGAATTCATACAATTCCTTGGATATTTCCTTTCTGCGGTGGTAAAGGTCAAAAATATAGCGACTCTTCTGATGTGCTATTTTAAAAATAGGCCATAATGcctcacattttcttttcccatcaTGTGGATCATTCTCAGCTGCTCAACGAATAAAGGATATACCATTGTTAGTTTCACACGGTTCAGCAAACTATgtggaaattaaaaaatcttgCCAACTCATGCACTAGATGGGAAAACATTAACCTTCTCTCATCTTTGCTTGCAGTTCGCGAAGAGTAGGCTCAATTAATTCCCAGCCCTCCGGGTATTTAACACGGTTTGTTTTCACCTTTGGCATTCTTCTACCTGTAAAAGAGTGGAATATGATTAATTGATACAAACTGGGCCGAacacaacccccccccccccccccttctctctccaACACTAATTCCTTAAATATCTACCACTCGAACATGATCTCACAAGAAATAATGTCACACAGATCTAACATGAATTtgataaaaacatgtttttttatttacataaccACCAGTATATGTTTCAATGCCCACCACAAACTCAAACCAAACATTGGATATTTAACGCTTCATCCAAGTTCAGAAGTTACCATAATCCATCCACAGGATCTTCAACACAAAAAAGTTTTCTGCCATAGTACAATGCCATAAACACACAGCCACGAATAGATATACTCGAGTGCCATTACTACATTTATTCGTAGCAAGCATGACAACTTATTTCCTTTCGGTATGCACAAAAGATTGACACTTGAATATTCAAAACCAATGcaacattcctttttttttttttataagtaaaaccaATGCAACATTCCTGTAGACTCTATTTCCTTGTAACCGTTGCTAGATCCTAACTAAgtgtaatcacatgtatacttcctgtgtacttgggctatgtctattctatatcaataaaattcttattacttataaaaaaaaaaggggctaCTGACCATGCAACAATGAACCTCACAGTGtctataagaaagaaaaattagaactACGTAATCAAGAGCATGCTCAAATAATTGCAACCAGAAAAGAATGTCATAGAAATGAGGTAAATAATCCAATACCCAATTTAACACGGAAATACAAACTGAAATTTCAAGTGAACACTATTCAATTGAGACATAACACCCTGAACCTAAATTAGGTTTTCAATATGTTTCTCTTCCTATGACATATTTGGGATTACCGTTGGGGGCTGCATCACGGGCCTTATCTATTTGGAATACAGTTATTGTGAAAATAGAACGAAGATTGGCAGCgtggaagagattgtatttgtcGAAAAGAGGCCGGgtgactcttatcaagagtattCTCTCTAACTTACCAACTTATTTTCTGTCTGTATTTCCAATTCCAGCTTGTGTGTTGGCATGGATTGAAAAACTTTCTCGtaatttcttatggagtgggatgGGGGATGAATTCAAGTTTCACCTAGTCAGCTGAGATAAGGTGTGCAGACTAATTCTGTCAGGTGGGTTGGGGATAAAGAACTTGAGAACGTTTAATCGAACacttcttagaaaatggctttggagatataaTATGGAACCGGAAGCCCTTTGGAAATTAGTGGTTGATTGCAAACATGGTAGtttattggggggggggggggggggtactAGAGAGGGGAATGAGTCATATGGTGTGGGGTTTGGAAGCAAATAAGACGAGGGTGGGGGGTGTTTACTCGCCATACTAAATTTATGGTGGTGGACGAGGGTGGGGGGTGTTTACTCGCCATACTAAATTTATGGTGGTGGAGGGTACTCGtataaaattttgaagtgacatttggtgtggggagGAGGGTCTAAAGGACTCCTTCTATCCGTTTTCCAAGTGGCATGTGATCAAGAAGCTTCAGTGATTGACCTCAAAGTTCGTTTAGGGGACCAAGTCCAATGGAATGTCACCTTTAGTAGAGCAGCCCAAGATTGAGAAATAGACAGTTTCGAGGCTTTTTTCAGCCTAGTGTACTCTATGAAGCTGAATGGATTGCGGGACGATGAGCTGTGGTGGACATTTGTAGGTAAGGGTACTTTCTCGGTTCGCTCCTTCTATAAGTCTCTTACACTTCTACCAAATTTCCCATGGAGAAGACTGTGGAGgaataaggcgcctcccaaagcaCTCTTCTTCTCTTGGACAACGGCCCTAGGTAAGATTTTGACTACCGATAATTTGTAAAAAGTAATTATCTTAGATTggtatgtgcaagaaagctaGTGAGACAGTGGATTATCTCTTGCTACATTGTGAGGCAGCTAGAGCCGTGTGGAGCGAAGTGTTCAGTCGAATAGGGTTAAACTGGGTGATGCCTGCTACAGTGGTTGAGTCATTGGCCAGTTGGGTGATGCCGGGTGgtgctccacaaatcaaagttgtgtggaagatggtccctacCTACATTATGTGGCGCATATGGAGAGAGCGTAACGAGCGGGCATTCGAAGACAAGGAGCAGACACTAGAGGAGCTTCGAGCTTTATTTTTTCgcaccttatttctttgggctatagctatagattttaatggcctaaatgtacataattttcttgtttcttctatagcgacctagataggtcttatctcttgtataccttCTTGTGTATTTGGACTATGCCTATCCTTATTAATACTACcgtttacttatatatatatatatatatatatatatatataaaggttttCAATATGTTTCCTTCAAAATGTGGTACTTAAACTACCTAAACTCACCAACCACTCGCACTTGCAAATCCCATCACCATCAAATCCTAAATAATAACCGTCATCTTTGTGGACTAAGTTGTACAAAGTAGGATATATTGTGAAATGTGAACTACTTGTCCCCTATACAGAGTCGCATAATAAGGCTAATCCCGAACCTTTTTGTTTCTACACAAAAGAGAAACACAAAACTCTAAATCCATCTAACTGAAAGGTCTTATCTCGATGTCAACACACACAATAAATTACTATTAAGGTTGACagaacatgttttttttatctacATAACCACCAGTATATGTTTCAATGCCCACCACAAACCCAAACCAAACATTGGATATTTAACGCTTCATCCAAGTTCAGAAGTTCCCATAATCTATCCACAGGATCTTCAACACAAAAAGGTTTTCTGCCATAGTACAATGCCATAAACACAGCCACGAATAGATATACTCGAGTGCCAGTACTACATTTATTCGTAGCAAGTATGACAACTTATTTCCTTTTGGTATGCACAAAAGATTGACACTTGAATATTCAAAACCAATGCAACATTCCTGTAGACTCTATTTCCTTGTAACCGTTGCTAGTTCCTAACTAAgtgtaatcacatgtatacttccagtgtacttgggctatgtctattccatatcaataaaatatcttattacttgtaaaaaaaaaaaaaaggctactGACCATGCAACAACAAACCTCACAGTGtctataagaaagaaaaattacaacGTAGGCTACTGACCGTGAAACAACAAACCTCAAAGTGtctataagaaagaaaaattagaactATATAATCAAGAGCATGCTCAAATAATTGCAACCAGAAAAGAATGTCATAGAAATGAGGTAAATAATCCAATACCCAATTTACCACGGAAATACAAACTGAAATTTCAGGTGAACTCTATTCAAGTGAGACACATAACACCCAGAACCTAAATTAGGTTTTCAATATGTTTCCTTCAAAATGTGGTACTTGAACTACCTAAACTCACACAACCACTCGCACCTGCAAATcccatcaccatcaccatcaaATCCTAAATAATAACCATCATCTTTGAGGACGAAGTTGTACAAAGTAGGATATATTGTGAAATGTGAACTACTTGTCCCTATACAGAGTTGCATAATAAGGCTAATCCCGAACATTTTTGCTTTCTACACAAGAGAAATGTGAAACTCTAAATCCATCTAACTGAAAGGACTTATCTCAATAGTCGTGTCAATACACACAATAAATTACTATTAAGGTTGAAAAACGTTctaccaaaaaatacaaaatagtcccaatgttaaaaagaaaagaaattcctattaaataaaaaatcttcaaccaaaaataaatataaccaCCTGTTTTCCCATTCTCAGTGCGTGAAATATGAATCCCACACCACCTTTACCCAGAAAACCCTACTTTCAATCttactaaaaaattaagaagagaCAACAATGAGCTTAAACCTTCAGAATCCCAGAAGTACAGTacttataaagttaaaaaataataaataaacacgTACTACCAAAGATTGCCTGTCCGAGTTTTTgtcaagaaagaaaatttaagATTCGAGTTCAAAAACTTGACTCTGCTGCAAACCTGCAAGAATTAGATGGACTTAGGGTTcgggaaatttgaaaaaactcaCTAATAAATCAACATATAAATATAGGTATACAGAGAAGAAGGAGAGTAGGGGGCAAAGGAGGGTTGAGGAGTGTACACGATCGAACCAATGACTCGcagtctgtctgtctgtctgtctctctctctcgcggtATCTCACTTAATCTGAGGCTGATACAAAACATTAGAAACATTCAATTTAAGAACCAACCCCAATTCCCAGaacaatcaaaaaaataaatccacaactCAGTAAATCCGTGGGTACCAACTCAGTCCATTGATGCCGCTCATGTGGGTACCAACAAAATCGATGTCAACGGGAATTGATTTACATTGATGTAGATTATTTACTCACTAATTTAATGAGTACCAACAACATGGAAAgtggagagagacagagagcgaGAGAGTAAGAGATACCCGGCGGCGCGGAAGATGGCTGGCTATGCGGTGGTGCTGAGCTGCACGGATGGGCGGTCTGGGGGGCTTGGGTCTCGGGGGCTTGGGAAAGAGGGGGGAGGGGAAAAATGAAGCGAAAAAATTTAAATCCCCATGTTTCTACAAGCCCTCTTCCGACAATTGGGCGAAGAATAGAATCAAGGAGCCCACACACTCGtgtagtaataaattataatgtttattaaataaaaaatttatattcatcattttcatacattatatttttaattttttttaatcttatcatatatataatatatagataatgaagagaagaatttaaaaagttttaaaaaaataaaataaaaaataatttaaaaaaataaaaaatatatatagtatgtagtGTGTGAAGAATcgaggatgatgagtaacaaatttcttattaaataataaatccgCTTGCTTCTTGCTGCTAGAAATGCTTTATAAACGATGTTGTATTTACCGTACAGTAAACATGCGGGCTAGGTAACACGGCTAACATCCTAGGACCCAACCTATTCACCATGCAGCACCGTAGGagagagattaaaaaataataaataaacacatACTACCAAAAGAGCTGCTATGTGCAGCGTCGATGAGATCGAGTCATTTCCTTCTGTAGAAGGTTCAGGTAGTTGTCCTTTCTTTTCTTGTGAGAGATAAGGAGGTGGTACAGGTTTTCATCAGTTTTGCTTAAGCTCGAAGTAATTTTCTCTTTGGATTATCATGGCTGAGGAATTGGAACAACTATGGGAAGGATtcaaattaacaaaagaagAATAGGAAGAAGTAACATTTACAGAGGAAGAAACTAGAAGATCCATTTTGCGTGGTAAAAACTGTCTTCTTATGCTAGTTGTGGTTGACAAAAACATCAATAGGGAAGCTTTTAAAACTACCATGACTAAACTCTGGAACCTTGAGGGTTGGATTATCTTTAAAGAGATTGGGATTCACAAATTTATAGCAGAATTTCAGAAAGGTATGAAGGTAGAAAGGGTGCTCAAGGGAAGACCTTGATCTTTTGATAAAAATCTTATCTGTATCCAAGAGTTTGACAGTAGTATACCTCCCTCTGAAATGGTTTTTAACCATGAGCCTTTTTGGGTTCAATTTCATGGTTTGCCTCTAGCTACTATGACTTTAGAAAGAGGTGAAAGAATTGGAAGCTCAATAGGTGAAGTGTTGACAGTTGACGTGGATGAGGAGGGTGTGGGttggatgtaacaccccgtattttagtgtatttttactaaaggattatttttgattgttcaaaaatttatcctcttattttaaaattggttggattttttttagtgagtttatttctatgattttaatttggtgaaaattatttttatgtgctttcctaatatttatttattgttatgcatttaaattgcttttaatatttaaattaattactgtgtgatttaattatttcaatttgacattaccattgcgtttgaattattttattgaacttatggttttaaaatcgtcttcgttggatcatttttgtgacccaagttatgaggattggacctcatttcttttccttctatttttctttcctccttttcttttccctttcttttctttttccccttatttctccttcggccTCTCCCACGCGCGacatccctctctctccccgtgcatCCGTCGCCTTCAACGctgtgagccagcggtggccttcaccgcccaccccattatGTTCCCCtaccgccggcgacctcactccTCCAACCTCACTTCCATTCGCGCCGTCattaaccaccaccagcccttTAAAGCCGCGGCCACCATTCGCTCCAACGCCGCCGTCGCGctacctccggccaccatctcttcaccacttcatcctcgacctcttagcaacccattagACCCAACTCCAGCTTCGATCCGCCACCGgcgaagctccaccatctacatttccgatttgggtattttgatcttctaccgcccattgcgccgccacccacggccaaccttcaccaccactagcttcaccgacctccataggccctaccctatcaatatCGAGTCTTCATTTGCacccgttgaaaagttggtatttgtgacccatggccacagtgtattttacactgtggtgttgctcaaacgtcgcatttttcaacttcgtgatcattcggaaattgttatattgcactgtaagtatttctccaacgAACTTTCGtaattgaaatgtatttttgcactaacatattaCACTGTATTTATttgacatgccggactgagtccgaggagtttgggggtcTGATGGaattgtgattggagttgtttggttgcttGATTGAATTGGTTATTAGTTGTTGATTGTtatggatcagtgttggtgcatgtacatatcaatatttcatgcatgatcatgtttgtaaagaaaactgggttttcgtgtattgcattcatgtgcatgtgtgatttggaaaagttatgatttcatgtgtgagaaattggatttgtttggattgattgatttgagaaaaaagggaaagagactgtagggatggtggtaagcagggacggtggtagagtcccgcctgtgattctcgcctacggtgcacgcggtagggatggtggtaagcagggatggtggttgtgtcccgcctgtgattcccgcctacggtgcacgcggtagggatggtggtaagcaaggatggtggtagagtcccgcctgtgagtcccgcctacagtgtccgataaatggttgggTTCTGCGTaaaccattttctggaaaagtattttacggatattttgggccaaaattggattttggcgtgtgttgaaattaatcgttttcgggaaaaatgatgttttgagagaaatgtatattctttttatgcatgcatgttggtcgcatttaatgcatttatattacgtggttatttgggttatacttacctgcggtaccgttttatggtatcgcagattttgatgcagatgaggatgatgagtcttaggctttggctccgTTGGGAGagcgatctgggattgctctcgtgcatcgatatttattatcctagtcttttatgtatttaccttttgtaatatatttgggatggctgtataacttttaaagataaattattttagacacctgtatttaaatttctggtacttagttgacttatttatattatccgctacgacttttattgtgcacctttgtatgttgcacacacacttgagcacatttcgttgggatgcgtgaccgtgttgtcatcatccaggcgtctcgattcccgtatatttatataagggggttgggggcgccacattggAGCAAATTTCTCAGGGTTCGTATTAATATAGATATCACAAAACCTCTTCATAGAGATAAGATGATTAGAATAAAAGGGATAAAGAGATGGATTGAATTTAAGTATAAAAGACTACTAGTTTTCTGTTTCAAGTGTGGGGTTATAAAACATGTACATCGAAGCTGTGCagtggagaaagaaaagaataagaCAACTGGATGGGGATCTGTTCAGTATGGACAATGGTTGAGAGCTTCTCCTATTCTGTCAAATGACTTGGGTGAAAAAAGATTTGATTCTCGTGGAGTGCAAAAACCAAAGCTAATACCACCATTAATTCAGGAGAGGGATTGTAGGCTAGAAGATAACAGTCTTGAGAACAATTATGTATTGAGTGGTTAGTTAAGATTGGAAGAAGAAATCATACCAGATCAAGTTCATCAGATTCCTGACAAAAATGAAGGTACTCAAATCTTATTTCTTGATAATTTACAAGCAGATTTATCTACCAAGGAAAGATTGAGAGGGGAATCTAGTAACAATAACCGAAAAGATGAGGAAATATGGGTGTCTAATACTGAATTAGGGTGCAACTTTGATATTTCTTTAAACAGTCCAGTAGTTGAAGTAAATAGTGACAAGAAGAATCCTAGTTGGAAGAAAAGGGCAAGACAGGTTTTCATGGATAGGGCTACTGAGTTGACATCAAGGGACATGTCTATGATTGTATCAGATAGCAAGAAAAGAGAGACATCAGAAGCTAGCAGTGTTGATCAACAAGGTATatccaaaaaactaaaaatcatgCTCAAGCTTGAAATGAGCTTAAATCAGGAACATAAGGTGGTGGTTGTTGAGCAGCCCCACCAGGAAAAATGAGATGCATTAGTTGGAACTGttgagggcttgggaaccctcgaacagttcaagagtttcattttttaatgaagCAAAAGAGCCCAAGGATCATTTTCCTTATTGAAACTAAATGCAAGAGGGACAAAGTGGAAAGAATAAGGAACAAGATAAGTtatgataaaatttttgtaGTTGATAGCAGAGGATTCAGTGGGGGAATAGCAATGATGTGGCATTCTAATGATCAAATAGAATTGGAATCTTTTACAGGATTTCACATATCTGTAAAGGTGATAGAATCTGAAAATGGAAAGGAATGGTTTCTCACAGGGTTTTATGGCAATCCATGTACAACTCTTAGAGAAGGTAGTTGGCAGTTGCTAAGGCTTTTGAAACCTATAGAAGATAGTCATTGGCTTTGTATAGGTGACTTCAATGAAATTTTGTGTCAACATGAAAGGATGGGGGAGCTATAAGACCTAAACACCAGATGGATTCCTTTCAACAAGCCTCGAAAGATTGTGAATTGaatgatttgggtttttttGGTCCAAAGTACACTTGGTTCAATAATAGAGATGGCagtgattttacaaaagaaaggcTAGACAGAGTTTTTGCTAATGAAAATTGCATCAGTATGTTCTCAAATTTTTCTGTCACCACCATTCCTGCTTGTAATTCTGATCAtaatcctcttattttaaatctcaattcacatttACAAGAGGAAAGGAGAACTAGAAGAATATTTAGATATGAGTACAGCTGGGGGAGGCAATTGGAATTTAAAGGTATAATTTCGAATACTTGGAATCAGGGAAACAACATGGCACATTCAGTATCAACAGTGTTAAATAAGCTTAACAGATGCAAAGATCAACTTCTCAATTGGAGTAGACATCATCAGCAGGAGATTATGAGAAgcatggaaaataaaaaatttcagctACATATTTTACAACAACGAAATGAAGGGAATGATCAGCAAGTTATAAATCAGATTAAGAAAGAGGTGTCACTActtttagaagaagaaaatctgagatggaaacaaagagcaaagGAGAGCTGGCTTAGACATGGAGATAGGAATACCAGATTTTTTCACAATTGTACAAcacaaagaaggaaaataaatcatatcagCTGCATACAGGATGATGATGGCAAGACTCATAATACTTCACAAGGAATACAACAGGTTTTTCAGAGGTATTATACATCTTTGTTCTCAACTTCCAACCCAACTGGTATAAATGAATGCTTAGACCTTATGCAGCCAAAGGTTACTGAGGAAATGAACAAAAAGTTGATAGCATATTTTACCTCCACAGAGATACAAGAAGCTGTATTTGGCATGAATCCCATGAGTTCTCCAGGTCCTGATAGATTTTCTGCAGGCTTCTATCAACAGCACTGGGATATAATGGGCAAAGAGCTTTGTGAGGCAGTGATCTTAGCATTAAATACAAACAACTGGGATAGCAACATCAATGACACATTTATTGTCCTAATACCAAAGAAGAAATGTCCAACACAGGTCTCAGAATTCAGACCAATCAGTTTATGTAATGTAATCTACAAGATCATGGCCAAGGTTCTTGCTAACAGGTTGAAAAAAGTCCTACCAGAAATCATTGCAACAACACAAAGTGCCTTTGTGGCTGGAAGACAGATTCTAGACAATGTTATTGTGGCCTTTGAAGTGTTACACTCAATGAACAGTAGAGTAAAAGGGAAAAAGGTTATATGGCTTTAAAATTAGACATGAGTAAAGCTTATGACAGGTTAGAATGGAGCTTTATAGCAGCAGTGATGGAAAAATTGGGTTTTATAAACACATGGATAGAGCTCATACTCAACTGTGTTAAATCAGTTTCCTATTCTCTTTTAATTAATGGAAGTCCACAGCCTACTTTCAAGCCTTCGAGGGGAATAAGACAGGGTGATCCCCTATCACCCTAtctctttattttatgttcTGAAGCTCTCACACAGATTCTCAATAGAGCAGAAAGAATGAACCTCATATCTGGTCTTCCATTGGCAAGGGGATAGTTATCTAtcaatcattt
This window harbors:
- the LOC121265474 gene encoding protein BUD31 homolog 2; the protein is MPKVKTNRVKYPEGWELIEPTLRELQAKMREAENDPHDGKRKCEALWPIFKIAHQKSRYIFDLYHRRKEISKELYEFCLDQGYADRNIIAKWKKPGYERLCCLRCIQPRDHNFATTCVCRVPKHLREEKVIECVHCGCKGCASGD